One Porphyromonas pogonae genomic region harbors:
- the cas3 gene encoding CRISPR-associated helicase Cas3', translating to MEQFTSLRPVAHIVQTDQEWKTHDLYHHLESVSKLCSEFAERLTSDKRFGSLGAIIGRWHDVGKYHPQFQNYIKHTSGYDPEIKSSQKTPHSAVGALFATDLFKNHGKSPAGIQRIFEYCISSHHRGLYDINPLRNRLESIEEITRYKSSLNTTEKQFLQEMIDQDSKFMLTNPLDKTSNSHKNRQLILRMLFSCLVDADFLDTEAFMDPDRNKLRCMISTPDFRHLRDLLKRKTDAFDREGEINHMRNKFLEQCRTSGKVSERGYYSLFLPTGAGKTLSSMTWALENAIYNHADRIIYVIPYTSIISQTAATFRDIFGDNNVLEHHSDIDIEDEEVYKRSKLLSENWDAPIIVTTTVQFFESLFANRPSKCRKLHNIANAIVVFDEVQMFPMSYLNPILRTIDGLVDEFQTQVLFCTATLPLMDEMPKDNGMCDARFYPLQAAEIHPLVPYNKEEFDVFRRADFNLIPKEHTIDSLSEEICACNKAVLCVVNTRSDAKKLYDAIVAKSEGNVTIIHLSRMMCSAHIKIVLTDLKERLKNCEQVKVISTQLIEAGVDIDFPIVYRAESSLISIIQAGGRCNREGRLHENGVVNVFKLSDGKKTLGEMIQGTYATSDMISKYAQGIDLNNPEIINEFYRHLYGRTCFDEKKIEKDLWDLNKYQNFYFNFECAATKFKMIENTGEQEILVPYMGGAEVIDELRNRKILNRHMYRKMQQYMVRVNLSDFEKLKKSRSIECIQIGKTDIVYVLNHIGCYHKYSGVLLDNPNNETTIII from the coding sequence ATGGAACAGTTTACAAGTTTAAGACCGGTAGCACATATTGTTCAAACTGATCAGGAGTGGAAAACTCATGACCTATATCATCATTTGGAGTCGGTATCTAAGCTTTGTAGTGAGTTTGCCGAAAGACTCACGTCGGACAAGCGGTTCGGGTCATTGGGAGCCATCATCGGTAGATGGCACGATGTAGGGAAATATCACCCCCAATTCCAAAACTACATCAAGCATACCTCAGGGTATGATCCCGAAATAAAATCTTCGCAGAAAACCCCACATAGTGCTGTGGGCGCATTATTTGCAACTGATTTGTTCAAAAATCATGGTAAAAGTCCAGCCGGTATTCAGCGTATATTCGAGTACTGCATCAGCTCGCATCACAGAGGACTCTATGACATCAATCCACTACGTAATAGATTGGAATCAATAGAAGAAATAACTAGATATAAATCCTCTCTAAACACTACTGAAAAACAGTTTTTACAAGAAATGATAGATCAGGACAGCAAATTTATGCTAACAAATCCCCTTGATAAGACAAGTAATTCTCACAAGAATAGACAGCTTATCTTAAGAATGTTATTCTCTTGTCTTGTAGATGCCGACTTTTTGGACACAGAGGCATTCATGGATCCTGATAGAAATAAGTTAAGATGTATGATATCAACTCCTGATTTCAGACACCTTCGTGATTTACTAAAGCGAAAAACAGATGCGTTTGATCGTGAGGGCGAGATCAATCACATGAGAAATAAATTTCTTGAGCAATGCAGAACCAGCGGTAAGGTAAGCGAGCGAGGCTATTATTCGCTTTTCCTCCCAACAGGTGCTGGCAAAACTCTCTCGTCCATGACCTGGGCTTTGGAAAATGCTATCTATAACCATGCAGATAGGATTATATACGTCATACCATATACGTCGATCATAAGCCAAACGGCAGCGACATTCCGCGATATATTTGGTGATAATAATGTGTTGGAGCATCATTCAGACATAGACATTGAAGATGAAGAAGTTTATAAAAGAAGTAAGTTATTATCGGAAAACTGGGATGCTCCTATTATTGTAACAACAACAGTCCAATTCTTCGAGTCGCTTTTTGCTAATCGCCCCTCGAAATGTCGTAAATTACACAATATAGCCAATGCCATAGTGGTGTTTGATGAAGTTCAAATGTTCCCGATGAGTTATCTCAACCCGATACTACGAACCATAGATGGTTTGGTTGACGAATTTCAAACACAAGTCTTGTTTTGCACTGCCACACTACCTCTTATGGATGAAATGCCTAAAGATAATGGAATGTGTGATGCGAGATTTTATCCATTACAAGCCGCGGAAATCCACCCTCTAGTGCCTTATAATAAAGAAGAATTCGATGTATTCCGCCGAGCCGACTTCAATCTAATTCCGAAAGAACATACTATTGACTCCTTGTCAGAAGAAATTTGTGCTTGTAATAAGGCCGTACTATGTGTGGTCAATACCAGAAGTGATGCTAAAAAGCTCTATGATGCCATAGTCGCAAAGTCTGAAGGGAATGTAACAATTATCCACCTTTCTCGTATGATGTGCTCTGCTCATATCAAAATCGTATTGACAGATTTAAAAGAGAGATTAAAAAATTGCGAGCAGGTAAAGGTAATCAGTACACAACTCATAGAAGCTGGAGTTGACATTGACTTTCCTATAGTCTATCGTGCTGAGTCGAGCCTAATATCTATCATTCAGGCTGGTGGGCGTTGTAATCGAGAAGGCAGATTACATGAAAATGGTGTAGTCAATGTTTTTAAATTATCCGATGGAAAAAAAACTTTAGGCGAAATGATTCAGGGTACTTATGCTACCAGTGATATGATAAGTAAATATGCTCAAGGTATTGATCTAAACAATCCAGAAATCATAAACGAATTCTATAGGCATTTATATGGAAGAACTTGTTTTGATGAGAAAAAAATTGAAAAAGATTTATGGGATCTTAATAAATATCAAAATTTTTATTTTAACTTTGAGTGTGCCGCTACTAAATTTAAAATGATTGAAAACACTGGTGAGCAAGAAATTTTAGTTCCCTACATGGGAGGTGCTGAGGTCATTGATGAGCTGAGAAACAGAAAAATATTGAATAGGCACATGTACCGTAAAATGCAGCAATACATGGTTCGGGTGAACTTATCTGATTTTGAGAAGCTGAAAAAAAGTAGAAGCATAGAGTGTATACAGATCGGCAAAACAGACATAGTTTACGTTTTGAACCATATAGGATGTTACCATAAATATTCAGGCGTGCTACTTGATAACCCAAATAATGAAACAACAATAATTATTTAG
- the cas5c gene encoding type I-C CRISPR-associated protein Cas5c gives MEYKDKEYCIEVRGDFACFTRPEMKVERVSYDVITPSSARAIFQAIYWKPAFQWQITRIEILNPIKKICFRRNEIGATMSSRSSGLFIEDKRQQKSSYLLRDVAYRLFAKMLYTPVEKRTKACREEAQKRALKGDRTENPKKYQEIFERRAAKGQCFTMPYLGCREFSCAYKWIKDAQYGDGIDESRSLGYMLYDMDFESNVNCPPAMFFDAVMTKGVIMVPPKDSKEVLR, from the coding sequence ATGGAATATAAAGATAAAGAATATTGTATAGAGGTACGTGGCGATTTTGCTTGCTTTACTCGTCCGGAAATGAAAGTAGAGCGTGTAAGCTACGATGTTATCACGCCGAGTTCAGCTCGTGCTATCTTCCAAGCAATATATTGGAAGCCGGCATTTCAATGGCAGATCACTCGTATTGAAATCTTGAATCCAATAAAAAAGATTTGCTTCAGAAGAAACGAAATAGGAGCAACGATGAGTTCTCGAAGTAGTGGTCTGTTTATAGAAGATAAGAGGCAGCAAAAGTCATCTTACCTACTTCGAGATGTGGCATATCGTCTTTTTGCCAAGATGCTCTATACTCCAGTGGAGAAGCGTACTAAAGCTTGCAGAGAAGAAGCACAAAAACGAGCTCTTAAAGGAGACAGAACAGAAAACCCCAAGAAATATCAGGAGATATTTGAGCGTAGAGCTGCCAAGGGGCAGTGCTTTACGATGCCTTATTTAGGTTGTCGTGAATTCTCTTGTGCCTATAAATGGATCAAAGATGCTCAATATGGCGATGGGATAGATGAAAGCCGAAGTTTAGGATATATGTTATATGATATGGACTTTGAAAGTAATGTAAACTGCCCTCCCGCAATGTTTTTCGATGCCGTAATGACAAAGGGAGTTATTATGGTTCCACCTAAAGATAGTAAGGAGGTGCTGAGATGA
- the cas8c gene encoding type I-C CRISPR-associated protein Cas8c/Csd1 codes for MILQALYNYYITMQAQQDNAIAPLGMEYKNIPFIIVIDMDGNFVRIEDTRSKSNNNKGESFLVAQSLGRSGSKSSDVANRLWDHKGYVLCYAKDNTDKGKSNAIKQHESFVKKIKEICEIFPDNKEFNAVKAFYEKEESLIEIKGNGQELIGTESSILPHKNDIFNSIQLMPGANISFMIRGMNRIVASHPDIKTLISMDQSFLNNDDAISNDLPISDSLKGNEGICLITGKKGRLIRLHKSMGSMLGAKATASLVSFQTNSGYDSYGKTQGLNAPISEEASFAMTTALIDLLKSGRETNYKIGDMKLIFWNAQFDKTLIETYKAATFDPPESDVKPKKKRKTDDIDELYSNNSYKVYDALKAIIGSKDGYIDKVSEDRFYILGLTPNSGRIAVKLWQEGSVREIVGNTLQHLQDMNIISWDGLLNESHPPLRNLYSIVKSVSIGTQDKWQTNLIEAIIHSIVSGKQYPHTLQLACLNRMFQERNVTSLRAAILKAYLIRNHKYTITMALDPQNNNKAYLCGRLFAILEKIQQNADPEVKGTIRVRYFTAAAKTPALVFGMLTQLSNHHLSKIKKDKLGLSKWLDQQLCDIYNLFPGKDPNFPLHFKLDEQSLFAVGYYHQKAISYNKKDEEK; via the coding sequence ATGATACTACAAGCCTTGTATAACTACTACATCACGATGCAAGCCCAGCAGGACAATGCCATAGCACCTCTGGGCATGGAGTACAAGAATATTCCATTTATAATCGTAATAGATATGGATGGAAACTTTGTACGAATAGAAGATACACGTAGTAAAAGTAACAATAATAAAGGCGAGTCTTTTCTTGTTGCACAAAGTCTGGGGCGTAGTGGCTCGAAAAGTAGTGATGTAGCAAACCGTTTGTGGGACCATAAGGGTTATGTACTCTGTTATGCTAAAGATAATACGGATAAAGGTAAATCAAATGCAATAAAACAGCACGAATCATTCGTCAAGAAGATAAAAGAAATTTGTGAAATATTCCCTGATAATAAAGAATTCAATGCTGTTAAAGCATTTTACGAAAAAGAAGAAAGTTTAATTGAAATCAAAGGAAATGGACAAGAACTCATAGGCACCGAAAGTTCAATTCTACCCCACAAAAATGATATCTTCAATAGCATTCAGTTAATGCCTGGTGCAAATATTAGTTTCATGATTAGAGGCATGAACAGAATAGTAGCTTCTCATCCAGATATAAAGACTCTTATTTCTATGGATCAATCTTTTCTTAATAATGATGACGCTATTAGTAATGATCTGCCTATTAGTGATTCTTTGAAAGGAAATGAAGGTATATGTTTAATCACAGGGAAAAAAGGACGGTTAATTCGTCTGCATAAATCAATGGGATCAATGTTAGGAGCAAAGGCCACAGCATCACTCGTTAGTTTTCAGACAAATTCAGGTTATGACTCTTATGGTAAAACTCAAGGATTGAATGCGCCAATCTCAGAAGAGGCTTCTTTTGCTATGACCACTGCTCTCATTGATTTACTTAAGTCGGGGCGAGAAACCAATTACAAGATTGGAGACATGAAATTAATCTTTTGGAATGCTCAGTTTGATAAGACTCTTATAGAAACATATAAAGCTGCAACATTTGATCCCCCTGAATCAGATGTTAAACCTAAGAAAAAAAGAAAAACTGATGATATAGATGAGCTTTATAGCAATAATTCCTACAAGGTCTATGATGCACTTAAAGCTATTATTGGATCAAAAGATGGATACATAGATAAGGTTAGTGAAGACCGCTTCTATATTTTAGGATTGACCCCAAACTCAGGTCGTATAGCAGTGAAGCTCTGGCAAGAAGGATCTGTGCGAGAAATTGTAGGGAATACGCTACAGCATCTTCAAGATATGAATATAATCTCCTGGGATGGCTTGCTTAATGAAAGTCACCCTCCCCTTCGCAATCTCTACTCTATTGTGAAAAGTGTATCTATAGGTACCCAAGACAAATGGCAAACAAACTTGATTGAAGCTATTATTCATAGTATCGTAAGTGGAAAACAATATCCACACACCTTACAGTTAGCATGTTTAAATCGCATGTTTCAGGAGCGAAATGTCACAAGCCTTCGCGCAGCTATTCTAAAAGCATATTTAATTCGAAATCACAAATATACAATAACTATGGCACTAGATCCCCAAAACAACAATAAAGCGTATCTCTGCGGAAGGCTTTTTGCTATCTTAGAAAAAATTCAACAAAACGCAGATCCAGAGGTCAAAGGTACAATTCGTGTCAGATACTTTACTGCAGCTGCTAAAACACCCGCTCTTGTATTTGGTATGCTTACACAGCTTTCAAATCATCATCTGTCAAAGATAAAAAAAGATAAACTAGGCTTATCAAAATGGTTGGACCAGCAATTGTGTGACATATACAATTTATTTCCTGGAAAAGATCCAAACTTTCCTTTACACTTTAAATTAGATGAGCAAAGTCTGTTCGCCGTTGGCTACTATCATCAGAAAGCAATTAGCTATAATAAAAAAGATGAAGAGAAATAA